In the genome of Coregonus clupeaformis isolate EN_2021a chromosome 11, ASM2061545v1, whole genome shotgun sequence, one region contains:
- the LOC121577343 gene encoding E3 SUMO-protein ligase ZBED1 isoform X1: MLERFLEQQPAIMATLMSKDLRKGVTDVGTLSESDIANMDDIVQLMGPVKMATTVMCEEDQPTLSVIAPLQAKLLKHLQPCEDDSTLVAEIKRVMASDLSTRYRGTQDALNIASALDPRFKELPYLEKEDREQVYTKLVFEAEVSHQMQAMGNQEEDEGSSSTKLSGFNEETTAPNESPPCKKKALDALFGDSFTQRERKSTSETARAEVLRYRAKDALPLTENAMKWWRSQEKELPVLSTLAKRYLCIPGTSVPAERVFSTAGDIVNAQRSVLQPDHVDQLIFLKKKSVVIEE; encoded by the exons ATGCTTGAACGTTTTTTGGAACAACAGCCAGCTATAATGGCAACTCTGATGTCCAAGGATCTACGAAAGGGGGTCACAGATGTAGGCACGCTGAGTGAGAGTGATATTGCCAACATGGATGACATTGTTCAGTTGATGGGTCCTGTCAAAATGGCAACCACTGTGATGTGTGAAGAAGACCAGCCAACTCTCTCTGTAATTGCTCCTCTTCAAGCAAAACTGCTGAAACACCTACAGCCATGCGAAGACGACTCAACCCTGGTTGCAGAGATTAAGAGGGTGATGGCCAGTGACCTCTCCACACGCTACAGAGGCACCCAAGATGCTCTCAACATAG CATCAGCGTTGGACCCGCGATTTAAAGAACTGCCCTAcctggaaaaagaggacagagaacaggtctACACAAAACTGGTTTTTGAGGCAGAAGTGTCCCACCAG ATGCAAGCAATGGGAAATCAGGAGGAAGACGAGGGAAGCTCAAGCACAAAGCTGTCAGGATTCAATGAAGAGACCACAG CTCCAAATGAGTCACCTCCTTGTAAGAAGAAAGCCTTAGATGCGCTGTTTGGCGATTCCTTCACCcaaagagaaagaaaatccacaagCGAGACAGCCAGAGCAGAGGTGTTAAGGTACCGAGCAAAAGATGCGTTGCCTTTGACTGAAAATGCCATGAAGTGGTGGAGATCTCAGGAGAaagagctacctgtactttccaCCCTTGCTAAACGGTACCTGTGCATTCCAGGCACCAGTGTGCCAGCAGAACGAGTTTTTAGTACTGCTGGCGACATAGTGAACGCACAGAGAAGTGTTCTGCAGCCAGATCATGTTGATCAGTTgatatttttgaaaaaaaaatctgtagtcattgaagagtag
- the LOC121577343 gene encoding E3 SUMO-protein ligase ZBED1 isoform X2, translating to MLERFLEQQPAIMATLMSKDLRKGVTDVGTLSESDIANMDDIVQLMGPVKMATTVMCEEDQPTLSVIAPLQAKLLKHLQPCEDDSTLVAEIKRVMASDLSTRYRGTQDALNIASALDPRFKELPYLEKEDREQVYTKLVFEAEVSHQLQMSHLLVRRKP from the exons ATGCTTGAACGTTTTTTGGAACAACAGCCAGCTATAATGGCAACTCTGATGTCCAAGGATCTACGAAAGGGGGTCACAGATGTAGGCACGCTGAGTGAGAGTGATATTGCCAACATGGATGACATTGTTCAGTTGATGGGTCCTGTCAAAATGGCAACCACTGTGATGTGTGAAGAAGACCAGCCAACTCTCTCTGTAATTGCTCCTCTTCAAGCAAAACTGCTGAAACACCTACAGCCATGCGAAGACGACTCAACCCTGGTTGCAGAGATTAAGAGGGTGATGGCCAGTGACCTCTCCACACGCTACAGAGGCACCCAAGATGCTCTCAACATAG CATCAGCGTTGGACCCGCGATTTAAAGAACTGCCCTAcctggaaaaagaggacagagaacaggtctACACAAAACTGGTTTTTGAGGCAGAAGTGTCCCACCAG CTCCAAATGAGTCACCTCCTTGTAAGAAGAAAGCCTTAG